A single window of Nicotiana sylvestris chromosome 3, ASM39365v2, whole genome shotgun sequence DNA harbors:
- the LOC104212339 gene encoding probable inactive poly [ADP-ribose] polymerase SRO5 → MENFVKPQFFSLLRGEATVQDYPNNHTILAPPNMYQPKFEHQSAESTSSSSDDVQDPEVSDSESSVIGSKYQEKNTGLMRIDEGDKVYGIIREKFMSGLGAFGASTQITAIHKDTCSSFTKQAKLQSFLIFSKAVEKKCGGNDAYVKYAWFGASKDEINNIFSHGFVHSSNNGAYSHAICLSPDNYPLDCLQNAVADKNGVRHLLLCRVILGRSEVVHPGTGQWHPSSDEFDTGVDNLLSPRKYIVWSTQMNSYVFPEFMVSFRVTSHVKESQRNGVPAKNPNSPWISFPALISALSKFLPPHTIKLITKYHSDHKERKMTRRDLIQHVRKLAGDDLLTSIIKSCKYKHNKGSTGISSNVSSIHSGQRDGKNCACKKSC, encoded by the exons ATGGAGAACTTTGTGAAACCTCAGTTCTTCTCTCTTCTTCGTGGGGAagcaacagttcaagattacccTAATAATCACACGATTTTGGCTCCTCCCAATATGTACCAGCCGAAATTTGAACATCAATCCGCTGAATCTACAAGCTCAAGCAGTGATGACGTGCAAGATCCAGAAGTTTCTGATTCAGAGAGTTCGGTTATTGGCTCAAAATATCAAGAAAAAAACACCGGTTTGATGAGAATTGATGAGGGCGATAAGGTATACGGAATTATCAGAGAAAAGTTTATGTCAGGATTGGGTGCTTTTGGAGCATCAACGCAAATTACGGCAATTCATAAGGACACTTGCTCTAGTTTCACAAAACAAGCAAAGCTTCaatccttccttattttttcCAAAGCTGTGGAGAAAAAATGCGGAGGGAATGATGCTTATGTGAAATATGCTTGGTTTGGAGCTTCAAAAGATGAGATTAACAACATATTTTCACATGGTTTTGTTCATTCTTCGAACAATGGAGCTTATTCTCACGCCATATGCCTTTCTCCAGACAATTATCCTCTTGATTG TCTGCAAAATGCTGTTGCTGATAAAAATGGGGTAAGGCATTTACTGCTTTGTCGTGTGATACTGGGAAGAAGTGAAGTTGTGCATCCTGGAACAGGACAGTGGCATCCGAGTTCTGATGAATTTGACACTGGCGTTGATAATTTGCTTTCTCCTAGAAAGTATATTGTGTGGAGTACACAAATGAATAGCTATGTGTTTCCAGAATTTATGGTCAGTTTCAGAGTCACCTCTCATGTCAAAG AGTCTCAAAGGAATGGAGTTCCTGCTAAAAATCCAAATTCACCTTGGATTTCATTTCCTGCACTGATTTCTGCTCTATCAAAATTCTTGCCGCCTCACACTATCAAATTGATTACGAAATATCATAGTGATCATAAG GAGAGGAAGATGACGAGGCGAGACTTGATTCAGCATGTGAGGAAACTAGCTGGAGATGACTTGTTAACTTCAATCATCAAGTCCTGCAAGTACAAG CATAATAAAGGATCAACCGGGATCTCATCCAACGTCAGCTCAATTCACTCTGGACAACGAGATGGAAAAAACTGTGCTTGCAAAAAGAGTTGTTGA